The following proteins are encoded in a genomic region of Ornithinibacillus sp. 4-3:
- a CDS encoding ABC transporter substrate-binding protein — protein MKKLFILLALMMLTILAACGSDTDSKGSSGSNSGDDVSKLRVALDTQPPTLDPHMSSSMAMSNVTRTIFESLVTVNTENEIVPQLAESYDRSEDGKTYTFKLREGVLFHNGKEMKAEDVAASMNRWAELNSSVPEFVKNSEFVVVDDYTVDFVLEEPSAIAIQVLAKDKYYGAIIPKESIDEASETGITEYIGTGPYEFVEWKQDQYILQKKFDDYVSVDFEADGLSGKKEALIDEIYFEVVPDSSTQVAGIRSGEYDVVLGIPGEQYEMLQNDDSFNTFVSTKGHSALFFNKLDGVFTDVKMRQAVNAALDLESIMIGGYGNPDLIDLNSSYEQGFWYSEAGKEFYNEHDLDKAKKLVEESGYDGEPIKFVTTRDYEEYYNQAIIIQEQLEKVGIKVDIEVYDWPTRGEKLEDPANWDLSMTVATNKPTPIEHIYLNPDYVNGPEDEKTADLIHKMVVAETLEEAKATWDELQGYLWEYLTIVKIGDTMDLTAAKSSIKNFQYIGGPVLWNISLED, from the coding sequence ATGAAAAAGCTTTTCATATTATTGGCGCTAATGATGTTAACTATTTTAGCTGCTTGTGGATCTGATACAGATAGTAAAGGATCATCTGGATCAAATAGTGGAGATGATGTTTCTAAGCTTCGAGTAGCACTTGATACTCAGCCACCAACATTAGATCCTCATATGTCTTCTTCAATGGCGATGTCAAATGTTACAAGAACAATATTTGAATCTCTAGTAACAGTTAATACAGAGAATGAAATTGTTCCACAGCTTGCAGAGTCTTATGATAGAAGTGAAGATGGTAAAACATACACATTTAAATTACGTGAAGGCGTATTATTCCATAATGGTAAAGAAATGAAGGCGGAAGATGTTGCTGCTTCTATGAACCGTTGGGCAGAATTAAACTCTTCAGTACCTGAATTTGTTAAAAACTCTGAGTTCGTCGTAGTAGATGACTACACAGTAGACTTCGTATTAGAAGAGCCATCTGCCATTGCAATTCAAGTTTTAGCTAAAGATAAGTACTATGGTGCAATTATTCCTAAAGAATCAATTGATGAAGCATCAGAAACAGGAATCACTGAATATATTGGAACAGGTCCTTATGAATTTGTTGAATGGAAGCAAGATCAATATATTCTTCAAAAGAAATTTGACGATTATGTATCTGTAGATTTTGAAGCAGACGGGCTATCAGGAAAGAAAGAAGCATTAATTGATGAGATTTATTTTGAAGTAGTGCCTGATTCATCTACACAGGTTGCTGGAATTCGTTCTGGTGAATATGATGTAGTATTAGGTATTCCTGGTGAGCAGTATGAAATGTTACAAAATGATGATTCATTCAACACATTTGTTTCAACAAAAGGGCATTCAGCATTATTCTTTAACAAACTTGATGGTGTATTTACAGATGTGAAAATGCGTCAGGCAGTTAATGCGGCACTTGACTTAGAATCGATTATGATTGGTGGTTATGGTAACCCTGATTTAATTGACTTAAATTCAAGCTATGAACAAGGCTTCTGGTACAGTGAAGCAGGTAAAGAATTCTATAATGAACATGATTTAGATAAGGCGAAGAAATTAGTAGAAGAATCTGGTTATGATGGTGAGCCTATTAAATTCGTAACAACAAGAGATTACGAAGAATATTATAACCAAGCGATTATTATTCAAGAACAATTAGAAAAAGTTGGAATTAAAGTGGATATCGAAGTTTATGACTGGCCAACTCGTGGTGAAAAACTAGAAGATCCAGCGAACTGGGATTTATCTATGACAGTTGCAACAAATAAACCAACTCCAATTGAGCATATTTATTTAAATCCAGACTATGTTAATGGTCCTGAAGATGAGAAAACAGCTGATTTAATTCATAAAATGGTAGTAGCTGAAACTTTAGAAGAAGCGAAAGCAACATGGGATGAATTACAAGGCTACCTTTGGGAATACTTAACAATTGTTAAAATCGGTGACACGATGGATTTAACTGCAGCAAAAAGCTCTATTAAAAACTTCCAATATATTGGTGGTCCAGTACTTTGGAATATTAGTTTAGAAGATTAA
- a CDS encoding exodeoxyribonuclease III, translated as MKIISWNVNGIRACVRKGFLDYFKEVDADIFCLQETKVQEGQIKLPLEGYYQYWNYALKKGYAGTAVFTKRKPLAVTYGLGDKNTEDEGRIINLEFEDFYLVNVYTPNAQRTLARLPFRLAWEDELFIHLQQLNEKKPVIYCGDLNVAHQEIDIRNYKTNKGNSGFTIEEREKMSRLLDHGFVDTLRYFYPETDGLYTWWSYMSKVRERNIGWRIDYFIISEQLTPMLKDSLIHAKVLGSDHCPIVLELNKNI; from the coding sequence ATGAAAATTATTTCTTGGAATGTAAATGGCATTCGTGCCTGTGTACGAAAAGGGTTCTTAGATTACTTTAAAGAAGTAGATGCAGATATCTTCTGCCTTCAAGAAACAAAGGTACAGGAAGGCCAAATTAAATTACCTTTAGAGGGTTATTACCAATATTGGAACTATGCCTTAAAGAAAGGCTATGCTGGCACAGCTGTCTTTACGAAACGAAAACCTTTAGCCGTTACATATGGTTTAGGAGATAAAAATACAGAAGATGAAGGGCGAATTATTAATCTAGAATTTGAAGATTTTTATCTTGTCAATGTATACACCCCCAATGCCCAACGCACCCTTGCGCGCTTACCCTTTCGTTTAGCATGGGAGGATGAGCTATTTATCCATCTACAGCAATTAAATGAGAAGAAGCCAGTTATTTATTGTGGAGATTTGAATGTAGCACATCAGGAAATCGATATTCGAAACTATAAAACTAATAAAGGAAATTCTGGATTTACTATAGAGGAACGCGAGAAAATGAGTCGTTTACTTGATCATGGATTTGTGGATACATTGCGTTATTTCTATCCAGAGACAGATGGACTTTATACATGGTGGAGCTATATGTCGAAAGTTCGAGAACGTAATATTGGTTGGAGAATTGACTACTTTATCATTTCTGAACAATTAACACCAATGCTCAAGGATTCCCTAATACACGCGAAGGTTCTTGGTAGCGATCATTGCCCTATTGTTCTTGAACTAAATAAAAACATATAA